The following proteins are co-located in the Pseudomonas fluorescens genome:
- the ftsE gene encoding cell division ATP-binding protein FtsE, with protein sequence MIRFEQVGKRYANGHVGLHELSFRVRRGEFLFVTGHSGAGKSTLLRLLLAMERPTTGKLLLAGQDLATISNAQIPFLRRQIGVVFQNHQLLFDRTVFNNIALPLQILGLSKAEIVKRVDSALERVALSDKTDLYPGDLSTGQQQRVGIARAIVHRPALLLADEPTGNLDPRLAAEIMGVFEDINRLGTSVLIASHDLALIARMRHRMLTLQRGRLIGDGEAGV encoded by the coding sequence ATGATTCGATTCGAACAGGTCGGTAAACGCTACGCCAACGGGCATGTGGGCTTGCATGAGCTGAGCTTTCGAGTGCGTCGCGGCGAGTTCTTGTTTGTGACCGGCCACTCGGGTGCCGGCAAAAGTACATTGTTACGCCTGTTGCTGGCGATGGAGCGTCCTACTACCGGCAAGTTGCTGCTGGCGGGCCAGGACCTGGCCACCATCAGCAATGCGCAGATTCCTTTCCTGCGCCGTCAGATCGGTGTGGTGTTCCAGAACCATCAGTTGCTGTTTGATCGTACGGTGTTCAACAACATTGCCTTGCCGTTGCAGATCCTCGGGCTGTCCAAGGCTGAGATCGTCAAGCGCGTGGATTCGGCACTGGAGCGTGTGGCGCTGTCGGACAAGACCGACCTGTACCCGGGCGACCTGTCCACCGGCCAGCAACAACGCGTCGGTATCGCGCGCGCCATTGTCCACCGCCCGGCCTTGCTGCTGGCGGACGAACCCACCGGTAACCTAGACCCGCGCCTGGCGGCCGAGATCATGGGCGTGTTCGAAGACATCAACCGTCTGGGCACCAGCGTGCTGATCGCCAGTCACGACCTGGCCCTGATCGCCCGTATGCGCCACCGCATGCTCACTCTGCAACGTGGCCGCCTGATCGGTGACGGGGAGGCCGGCGTATGA
- a CDS encoding M16 family metallopeptidase, whose amino-acid sequence MNALARRAAGLLLGTVCLPLSALAADPQPTHEFTLDNGLKVVVREDHRAPVVVSQVWYKVGSSYETPGQTGLSHALEHMMFKGSAKVGPGEASLILRDLGAEENAFTSDDYTAYYQVLARDRLGVAFELEADRMASLRLPADEFSREIEVIKEERRLRTDDNPMSKAYERFKAMAYPASGYHTPTIGWMADLERMKVEELRHWYQSWYVPNNATLVVVGDVTPDQVKSLAQRYFGPIPKRDVPPAKIPLELAEPGERLLTMHVQTQLPSVILGFNVPGLATAEDKRSVQALRLLSALLDGGYSARISEQLERGEELVSAASTSYDAYTRGDSLFTLTATPNQQKKKTIAQAEAGLWRLLDELKAKPPTAEELERIRAQVIAGVVYQRDSITSQATAIGSLETVGLSWKLMDTELADLQSVTPEDIQKAARTYFTRERLSVAHVLPEETAHE is encoded by the coding sequence ATGAATGCTCTAGCCCGCCGCGCCGCTGGCCTGCTGCTCGGCACAGTTTGCCTGCCCCTTTCAGCCTTGGCTGCCGACCCACAACCCACCCATGAATTCACCCTGGATAACGGCCTTAAAGTGGTCGTGCGCGAAGATCATCGTGCACCGGTGGTGGTTTCCCAGGTCTGGTACAAGGTGGGTTCGAGCTATGAAACGCCGGGCCAGACCGGTTTGTCCCATGCCCTGGAGCACATGATGTTCAAGGGCAGCGCCAAGGTCGGGCCAGGCGAAGCCTCGTTGATCCTGCGCGACCTGGGCGCCGAAGAAAACGCCTTCACCAGCGACGACTACACCGCCTACTACCAGGTACTGGCCCGTGATCGCCTGGGCGTCGCCTTCGAACTCGAAGCCGACCGCATGGCCAGCCTGCGCCTGCCGGCCGATGAGTTCAGCCGCGAGATCGAGGTCATCAAGGAAGAGCGCCGCCTGCGCACCGACGACAACCCAATGTCCAAGGCCTACGAGCGCTTCAAGGCCATGGCTTACCCGGCCAGCGGCTACCACACGCCGACCATCGGCTGGATGGCCGACCTTGAGCGCATGAAAGTCGAAGAGCTGCGCCATTGGTATCAGTCCTGGTACGTGCCGAACAACGCCACGCTGGTAGTGGTCGGCGACGTGACTCCGGACCAGGTGAAGAGCCTGGCCCAGCGCTACTTCGGCCCAATCCCAAAACGTGACGTGCCACCCGCGAAGATCCCGCTGGAGCTCGCCGAACCCGGCGAGCGCCTGCTGACCATGCATGTGCAGACCCAGCTGCCGAGCGTCATTCTCGGTTTCAACGTACCGGGCCTGGCCACCGCCGAAGACAAACGCTCGGTACAAGCCCTGCGCCTGCTCTCGGCCCTGCTGGATGGCGGCTACAGCGCGCGTATCTCGGAGCAATTGGAGCGCGGTGAAGAGTTGGTTTCCGCCGCCTCCACCAGCTACGACGCCTACACCCGGGGCGACAGCCTGTTCACCCTGACGGCCACTCCGAACCAGCAGAAGAAAAAAACCATTGCCCAGGCCGAAGCCGGCCTGTGGCGCCTGCTGGACGAATTGAAAGCCAAACCGCCGACGGCGGAAGAACTGGAGCGTATCCGCGCCCAGGTGATTGCCGGCGTGGTTTACCAACGTGACTCCATTACCAGCCAGGCCACGGCCATCGGCTCGCTGGAAACCGTTGGCCTGTCCTGGAAACTCATGGACACCGAACTGGCCGACCTGCAAAGCGTGACCCCGGAAGACATCCAGAAGGCCGCGCGCACCTATTTCACCCGCGAGCGTTTGAGCGTCGCCCATGTTTTGCCTGAGGAGACCGCTCATGAGTGA
- the ftsX gene encoding permease-like cell division protein FtsX codes for MSATRSPKVSERVAPKAADPQPQKKKRDDDDGPDFGTLLRAWIESHRASLLDSLRRLGKQPIGSFFTCLVMAVALSLPMGLSLLLNNVERLGGSWQRAAQISLYLNLDASTKEGESLRDDIKHLPGVADAEYISRDQALEEFQQQSGLGEALKELPQNPLPGVVLVTPNEVDKPALEALRQKLAEMPKVQQAQLDLVWVERLAAILKLGDRFVFGLTVLLVSALLLVIGNTIRLHIENRRTEIEVIKLVGGTDSYVRRPFLYMGALYGFGAGILSWGVLAFGLDWLNDAVVGLAGLYGSDFALAGVPVADGLSLLLGAVLLGYIGAWIAVARHLRELAPK; via the coding sequence ATGAGTGCGACACGCAGCCCTAAAGTTTCCGAGCGCGTGGCGCCCAAAGCCGCCGACCCGCAACCGCAGAAGAAAAAACGCGACGATGACGATGGCCCGGATTTCGGCACGCTGCTGCGCGCCTGGATCGAAAGCCATCGCGCCAGCCTGCTCGACAGCCTGCGCCGCCTGGGCAAACAGCCGATTGGCAGCTTTTTCACCTGCCTGGTGATGGCTGTGGCCCTGAGCCTGCCGATGGGGTTGTCGCTGCTGCTTAATAACGTCGAGCGTCTGGGCGGGTCCTGGCAGCGCGCGGCGCAGATTTCGCTGTACTTGAACCTCGACGCCAGTACCAAGGAAGGCGAGAGTTTGCGCGATGACATCAAGCACCTGCCGGGTGTTGCGGATGCCGAGTACATCAGCCGCGACCAGGCCCTTGAGGAGTTCCAGCAGCAATCCGGCCTGGGCGAGGCGCTCAAGGAATTGCCGCAGAACCCGCTGCCAGGCGTGGTGCTGGTAACGCCGAATGAAGTCGACAAGCCGGCCCTTGAAGCCCTGCGGCAAAAACTCGCAGAGATGCCCAAGGTGCAACAGGCACAACTTGATCTAGTCTGGGTGGAGCGCCTGGCCGCGATCCTCAAGCTGGGCGACCGCTTTGTGTTTGGCCTGACGGTGTTGTTGGTGTCTGCATTACTTTTGGTGATAGGTAATACCATTCGTCTTCATATTGAAAACCGTCGCACCGAGATAGAAGTGATTAAACTGGTCGGCGGCACAGACAGCTATGTGCGTCGTCCATTTCTGTACATGGGCGCGCTTTATGGTTTTGGTGCGGGGATTTTGTCCTGGGGCGTGCTGGCGTTTGGCCTTGATTGGCTGAACGACGCGGTAGTCGGGCTTGCCGGCTTGTATGGCAGCGATTTCGCCTTGGCTGGCGTGCCGGTCGCCGATGGGCTGTCACTCTTGCTTGGCGCGGTATTGTTGGGGTATATCGGTGCGTGGATTGCAGTCGCTCGTCATTTACGTGAGCTGGCGCCGAAGTAG
- the ftsY gene encoding signal recognition particle-docking protein FtsY: MFGSNDDKKSPAAAGEKKGLFGWLRKKPQETVVEQSQVQPEPIPEPVLEAEPVAETPAPVVLPMAEPVLQPAAQVEPAPEPEPEHKPWLELPVAEEPVALVEDVQAEHVTPPIPVVVEPVAVVVEAPPLIEAPAPVVVEPAPAPVVVAAPAVIEPPVAPEPVVVPAETSKTGFFARLKQGLSKTSASIGEGMASLFLGKKVIDDELLEDIETRLLTADVGVEATAVIIQSLTQKVARKQLTDADALYKSLQAELAAMLKPVEAPLVITPKKPFVILVVGVNGAGKTTTIGKLAKKLQSEGKKVMLAAGDTFRAAAVEQLQVWGERNKIPVIAQHTGADSASVIFDAVQAAKARNIDVLIADTAGRLHTKDNLMEELKKVRRVIGKLDGEAPHEVLLVLDAGTGQNAISQAKQFNQTVQLTGLALTKLDGTAKGGVIFALAKQFGLPIRYIGVGEGIDDLRTFEAEPFVQALFAERERP; the protein is encoded by the coding sequence ATGTTTGGTTCCAACGACGACAAGAAGAGCCCAGCTGCGGCTGGCGAGAAAAAAGGCCTGTTCGGATGGCTGCGCAAAAAGCCGCAGGAAACCGTCGTCGAACAGTCACAGGTTCAACCTGAGCCTATCCCAGAGCCTGTATTAGAAGCCGAACCGGTCGCTGAAACCCCGGCGCCGGTAGTGTTGCCGATGGCTGAGCCCGTATTGCAGCCAGCGGCACAGGTTGAGCCAGCGCCAGAGCCAGAGCCAGAGCACAAGCCGTGGCTGGAACTGCCGGTGGCCGAAGAGCCTGTGGCGCTGGTTGAAGACGTGCAGGCTGAGCACGTGACGCCGCCGATTCCGGTCGTGGTTGAGCCGGTGGCGGTTGTGGTCGAAGCGCCGCCATTGATCGAAGCGCCTGCGCCGGTGGTTGTGGAGCCCGCGCCGGCACCTGTGGTGGTTGCCGCGCCTGCCGTTATCGAGCCGCCGGTCGCACCGGAGCCGGTCGTCGTGCCTGCTGAAACCAGTAAGACCGGTTTCTTCGCCCGTCTCAAGCAAGGCCTGAGCAAGACCAGCGCCAGCATTGGCGAAGGCATGGCCAGCCTGTTCCTGGGCAAGAAGGTTATTGATGATGAGCTGCTGGAAGACATCGAAACCCGCCTGCTGACCGCCGACGTGGGCGTCGAAGCCACTGCGGTGATCATCCAGAGCCTGACCCAGAAGGTCGCGCGCAAGCAGTTGACCGACGCCGATGCGCTCTATAAATCCCTGCAGGCCGAGCTGGCCGCGATGCTCAAACCTGTGGAAGCGCCACTGGTCATCACCCCGAAGAAGCCGTTCGTAATTCTGGTGGTCGGCGTCAACGGTGCCGGCAAAACCACCACCATCGGCAAGCTGGCCAAGAAGCTGCAGTCGGAAGGCAAGAAGGTCATGCTTGCCGCCGGCGACACCTTCCGCGCTGCTGCCGTGGAGCAGCTGCAAGTCTGGGGTGAGCGCAACAAGATTCCAGTCATCGCCCAGCACACCGGCGCCGACTCCGCCTCGGTGATTTTCGATGCGGTGCAGGCTGCCAAGGCCCGCAATATTGATGTGTTGATCGCCGATACCGCCGGTCGCCTGCACACCAAGGACAATTTGATGGAAGAGCTGAAGAAAGTGCGCCGTGTCATCGGCAAGCTCGACGGCGAAGCGCCACACGAAGTGTTGCTGGTGCTCGATGCCGGCACAGGCCAGAACGCCATCAGCCAGGCCAAACAATTCAACCAGACGGTGCAACTGACCGGCCTGGCATTGACTAAGCTCGACGGCACGGCCAAGGGCGGCGTGATCTTCGCCCTGGCTAAACAGTTCGGCTTGCCGATTCGTTATATCGGCGTCGGTGAAGGCATCGATGACCTGCGCACCTTTGAAGCCGAACCCTTTGTACAGGCACTTTTCGCCGAGCGGGAGCGTCCATGA
- the rpoH gene encoding RNA polymerase sigma factor RpoH: MTTSLQPAYALVPGANLEAYVHTVNSIPLLTPEQERELAESLYYEQDLGAARQMVLAHLRFVVHIARSYSGYGLAQADLIQEGNVGLMKAVKRFNPEMGVRLVSFAVHWIKAEIHEFILRNWRIVKVATTKAQRKLFFNLRSQKKRLAWLNNEEVHRVAESLGVEPREVREMESRLTGHDMAFDPAAEADDDSAFQSPANYLEDHRYDPARQLEDADWSDNSNHNLHEALEVLDDRSRDILYQRWLAEEKATLHDLAQKYNVSAERIRQLEKSAMNKLKLSIAA, encoded by the coding sequence ATGACCACTTCTTTGCAACCTGCTTATGCTTTGGTCCCGGGTGCGAACCTTGAGGCCTATGTGCACACGGTCAACAGCATTCCATTGCTGACACCGGAGCAGGAGCGTGAACTGGCCGAGAGTCTCTACTATGAGCAGGATTTGGGGGCGGCTCGGCAGATGGTGCTCGCCCACCTGCGTTTTGTCGTACATATCGCCCGTAGCTATAGCGGCTACGGTCTGGCCCAGGCTGACCTGATTCAGGAAGGCAACGTCGGCCTGATGAAGGCTGTAAAGCGCTTCAACCCGGAAATGGGTGTGCGCCTGGTGTCGTTTGCTGTGCACTGGATCAAGGCGGAAATCCACGAGTTCATCCTGCGCAACTGGCGGATCGTGAAAGTCGCGACCACCAAGGCCCAGCGCAAACTGTTTTTCAACCTGCGCAGCCAGAAGAAGCGCCTGGCGTGGCTGAACAACGAAGAAGTCCACCGCGTGGCCGAAAGCCTCGGTGTGGAGCCGCGTGAAGTGCGCGAGATGGAAAGCCGCCTGACCGGCCATGACATGGCCTTCGACCCAGCCGCCGAAGCGGATGACGACAGCGCATTCCAATCGCCGGCCAACTACCTGGAAGACCACCGGTACGACCCGGCGCGTCAACTGGAAGACGCCGACTGGAGCGACAACTCCAACCACAACCTGCACGAAGCGCTGGAAGTGTTGGACGACCGCAGCCGTGACATCCTCTACCAGCGTTGGCTGGCGGAAGAAAAAGCCACGCTGCACGACCTGGCACAGAAGTACAACGTGTCGGCCGAGCGCATTCGTCAGCTTGAGAAAAGCGCGATGAACAAGCTGAAGTTGTCGATCGCCGCTTAA